In Pirellulales bacterium, a single window of DNA contains:
- a CDS encoding zinc-dependent alcohol dehydrogenase produces the protein MKAVVFHGLGDIRLDEVPEPKIQKSTDALVRITASAICGTDLHMVRGTMPGMKPGTILGHEAVGVVEEFGSAVQGFKHGDRVVIPSTVCCGQCSYCLAGYTSQCDNANPNGPQAGTAFFGGPTTTGPLDGLQAEFARVPLADANLVKLPEEIGDDQAILLSDIFPTGYFGADIAEIKPGDTLAVFGCGPVGLFAIISARLLGAGRIFAIDHLADRLDKAKELGAEPVNFDEQSPTDFLKEQTKGIGVLRAIDAVGVDAVMPERGPAYAQAKAMKSTFKEELKEAAKDGTGKTWRGQWAPGDAPSQVSQWAVESLAKAGTLSIIGVYPETMRRFPIGNATMKNLTMQMGNCPHRKYLPKLIEIVQSGTIDPRQVLTKLEPMSDVIAAYKEFDKRRPGWIKVELIPDNQPEIGSGGTWSGSRLPRVP, from the coding sequence ATGAAAGCGGTAGTGTTTCACGGCCTGGGCGACATTCGGCTGGATGAGGTGCCTGAGCCGAAAATCCAGAAGTCAACCGACGCCCTCGTTCGCATCACCGCCAGCGCCATCTGCGGCACCGATCTGCACATGGTGAGAGGCACCATGCCGGGAATGAAGCCGGGCACCATCCTCGGACACGAAGCGGTCGGAGTGGTCGAAGAATTCGGCAGCGCGGTGCAGGGATTCAAACATGGCGACCGGGTCGTTATCCCGTCGACGGTTTGTTGCGGGCAATGCTCGTATTGCTTGGCCGGCTACACGTCGCAATGCGACAACGCCAATCCAAACGGGCCGCAGGCCGGCACGGCTTTTTTCGGTGGCCCCACGACCACGGGCCCGCTCGACGGATTGCAAGCCGAATTCGCGCGTGTGCCGCTGGCCGACGCTAACCTCGTAAAACTTCCCGAGGAAATCGGCGATGATCAAGCCATCTTATTGTCGGATATTTTTCCCACGGGTTACTTTGGAGCCGACATCGCCGAGATCAAGCCCGGCGACACGCTGGCCGTCTTCGGGTGCGGACCGGTTGGACTCTTCGCAATCATCAGTGCTCGGCTCCTTGGAGCAGGCCGAATTTTCGCTATCGATCATCTAGCCGATCGGCTCGACAAGGCAAAGGAACTCGGCGCCGAACCGGTCAATTTCGATGAACAGAGCCCAACCGACTTTCTAAAAGAACAAACCAAAGGCATTGGCGTTTTGCGGGCAATCGACGCGGTCGGTGTGGATGCCGTCATGCCGGAGCGCGGGCCGGCTTATGCACAGGCAAAGGCTATGAAGTCGACATTCAAGGAAGAACTTAAGGAAGCGGCAAAGGACGGGACGGGCAAGACTTGGCGCGGTCAATGGGCGCCGGGCGATGCGCCATCGCAGGTGTCGCAGTGGGCCGTCGAATCACTGGCCAAGGCTGGCACGCTCTCGATCATCGGCGTTTACCCCGAGACAATGAGGCGATTCCCTATCGGCAACGCGACGATGAAGAATTTAACGATGCAAATGGGCAATTGTCCGCATCGAAAATATCTGCCTAAACTAATCGAAATCGTGCAATCCGGAACCATCGACCCAAGGCAAGTGCTGACGAAACTCGAGCCGATGTCTGACGTTATCGCCGCCTACAAAGAATTCGACAAGCGACGACCCGGATGGATCAAAGTCGAACTGATCCCGGATAACCAGCCGGAAATCGGATCGGGCGGCACATGGTCGGGTTCGCGGTTGCCAAGAGTGCCGTAG
- a CDS encoding glycosyltransferase family 9 protein has translation MTCSVTQNRFVEAAREIVVLRALYLGDLLCAIPFFRALREAAPRARIALASLPWAHAFVEHFAEFIDEFIAFPGFPGLLEQSVEPRRVGRFLLQMQARQFDLAIQLQGSGRHANEAISLFGADRMAGYYTSGDYCPDKETFLAYPTDVPEIHRHLKLLERLGISAADDALFFPVREEDDARLAEARILHRLGSDFICVHAGGKLATRRWPAERFAAVAHALSADGFAIALTGVEGERAIMNAVEQQLEFGVANLCGQTDLGLLVALVRRARLVITNDTGMSHIAAAVRTPSVVIGLGSDLQRWAPLDRRLHRVVSRPVDCRPCEFADCPIGFTCAESISPQMVIDVCRQTLSESRTNSLGREIMSPAPAAY, from the coding sequence ATGACGTGCTCAGTGACGCAGAATCGATTCGTCGAAGCCGCGCGAGAGATCGTTGTCTTACGAGCGCTTTATCTGGGCGACCTGTTATGCGCCATACCGTTTTTTCGCGCGCTTCGGGAAGCGGCGCCGCGCGCTCGGATCGCACTGGCGAGTCTTCCCTGGGCGCATGCGTTTGTCGAGCACTTCGCCGAATTCATCGACGAATTCATCGCATTTCCGGGCTTTCCCGGCCTGCTGGAACAAAGTGTCGAACCCCGGCGGGTTGGGCGATTCTTGCTGCAAATGCAAGCTCGGCAATTCGACCTCGCGATTCAGTTGCAAGGAAGCGGCCGACATGCGAACGAGGCAATCTCGCTTTTCGGAGCGGATCGCATGGCCGGCTATTACACTTCCGGCGACTATTGTCCCGACAAGGAAACGTTTCTGGCGTATCCGACCGACGTGCCTGAAATCCACCGGCATCTGAAACTGCTTGAGCGATTGGGGATTTCGGCCGCGGACGACGCGCTCTTTTTTCCGGTCCGAGAGGAGGACGATGCTCGGCTTGCCGAGGCGCGGATCTTGCATCGACTCGGCTCCGATTTTATCTGCGTGCACGCGGGGGGCAAGCTCGCCACGCGCCGCTGGCCGGCCGAACGATTCGCCGCAGTTGCCCACGCGCTCTCGGCAGATGGATTTGCGATTGCATTGACCGGGGTCGAAGGCGAACGAGCGATTATGAATGCCGTCGAGCAGCAGTTGGAATTCGGTGTGGCCAATCTGTGTGGTCAAACCGATCTCGGCTTGCTGGTCGCACTCGTCCGCCGTGCGCGATTGGTAATCACCAATGACACCGGTATGTCGCATATCGCAGCCGCAGTGCGAACGCCGAGCGTGGTCATCGGCCTAGGCTCGGACTTGCAACGCTGGGCGCCGCTCGACCGCCGCCTGCATCGGGTTGTATCGCGACCGGTGGATTGCCGCCCGTGCGAATTCGCGGACTGCCCGATCGGATTCACTTGCGCCGAGTCGATTTCGCCGCAAATGGTGATCGACGTTTGCCGCCAAACGCTTTCCGAATCGCGAACGAACTCGCTTGGTCGAGAAATCATGTCGCCGGCGCCGGCAGCTTATTGA
- a CDS encoding glycosyltransferase → MRRLKIFTWHVHGNYLWYLSQVPHDLYLPVAPGREGGFGGRGKTFPFADNIHDVPLDEVASQEFDCILFQLRRNFEVDQHEILSKAQRRLPRIYLEHDPPQQNPTDQRHWVNDPNILLVHVTPFNALMWDSGRSPTRVIDHGVLVPNGVKHTGRKDSGVVVINHLQSRGRRLGVDVFTTAREQVPLDLVGMAAEELGGIGEIPPTELAGFIADYRFFFNPIRYTSLGLAVIEAMMIGMPILGMATTEMVTAIQNGVSGYVETELSKLIEHMRRLLADPGEARRLGRNARLFALERFNIDRFVRDWKQAFADVTGMSSAPADNALAVEEIAS, encoded by the coding sequence ATGCGCCGACTGAAAATCTTCACTTGGCATGTACACGGAAATTATCTGTGGTATTTGTCGCAAGTGCCGCACGACCTTTATTTGCCGGTCGCGCCGGGACGCGAGGGAGGATTTGGTGGTCGCGGCAAAACGTTTCCCTTTGCCGACAATATCCATGACGTGCCGCTCGATGAAGTGGCGTCTCAGGAGTTTGATTGCATTTTGTTTCAGCTTCGTCGGAATTTCGAAGTTGATCAGCATGAAATCCTATCCAAGGCGCAACGGCGATTGCCGCGCATCTATCTGGAACACGATCCGCCGCAACAGAATCCGACCGACCAGCGGCACTGGGTCAACGATCCGAACATTTTGTTGGTGCATGTGACGCCGTTCAATGCCCTGATGTGGGACAGCGGGCGATCGCCGACGCGTGTCATCGACCATGGCGTGCTGGTGCCCAACGGCGTGAAACACACGGGCCGCAAAGACTCCGGCGTCGTGGTGATTAACCATTTGCAATCCCGCGGGCGGCGGTTGGGAGTCGATGTGTTCACTACGGCGCGCGAACAAGTTCCTCTCGATTTGGTCGGAATGGCGGCCGAAGAACTGGGCGGAATCGGTGAAATTCCTCCGACCGAATTGGCCGGCTTCATCGCCGACTACCGGTTCTTCTTCAATCCGATTCGCTACACCAGCCTGGGACTTGCGGTGATCGAGGCCATGATGATCGGCATGCCGATCCTCGGAATGGCAACCACGGAAATGGTCACCGCGATACAAAACGGGGTGTCGGGCTATGTGGAAACCGAGCTTTCCAAACTGATCGAACATATGCGGCGTCTTTTGGCCGATCCGGGCGAGGCGCGGCGCCTCGGCCGCAATGCCCGGTTGTTTGCCCTCGAACGTTTCAATATCGATCGTTTCGTTCGCGATTGGAAGCAAGCGTTCGCCGACGTGACCGGAATGTCAAGCGCTCCGGCCGACAACGCCTTAGCCGTGGAAGAGATTGCATCATGA
- a CDS encoding glycosyltransferase family 1 protein, translating into MIAMNIDPLRVALISDHASPIAQLGGVDTGGQNVYVAQLAAHLARMGHDVAVYTRRDNNDLAETVDMPEGYRVVNVAAGPARPIPKEALLPYMQAFADQMVRKLSRDGCDVVHANFFMSGLVAIRLKTALRIPFVVTFHALGRVRLLYQAAADRFPIERLSIEDQIVADADRIIAECPQDAEDQISLYSADPSKLRIVPCGFDRSELQPIDRAIARRTLGLDPELPIILQLGRLVPRKGVDNAIRGFARMVHGYGVAARLLIVGGETDVPDPRSTPEIGRLQQVAREENVAEQVIFAGRADRQRLKYYYSAADVFVTTPWYEPFGITPLESMACGTPVVGANVGGIKYSVVDSSTGFLVPANEPDSLGQRLAQLMGNAELRKRFGQESLRRVERHFTWRRVASAINDVYQEVVAEQTASPIQRLAGGLATLIEQTNASASRGIAKP; encoded by the coding sequence ATGATTGCCATGAATATCGATCCATTGCGAGTTGCTCTGATCAGCGACCACGCATCGCCTATCGCCCAACTCGGCGGCGTCGATACCGGCGGGCAAAACGTGTACGTCGCGCAATTAGCAGCACATTTGGCCCGCATGGGACATGACGTGGCGGTCTACACGCGCCGCGATAATAACGATCTCGCCGAGACGGTCGATATGCCGGAGGGCTATCGCGTGGTCAACGTAGCGGCCGGTCCCGCGCGACCGATTCCCAAGGAAGCTCTGCTTCCCTATATGCAGGCGTTCGCCGACCAAATGGTTCGCAAACTGTCGCGCGACGGATGCGATGTCGTGCATGCGAATTTCTTTATGTCGGGCCTTGTCGCCATTCGATTGAAGACGGCGCTCCGGATCCCGTTTGTCGTGACGTTTCATGCCCTGGGACGCGTTCGCTTGCTCTACCAGGCCGCGGCCGACCGCTTTCCGATCGAGCGACTGTCGATCGAAGACCAGATCGTCGCCGACGCGGATCGAATCATCGCCGAATGTCCACAAGATGCCGAAGATCAAATCTCGCTTTACTCAGCCGATCCATCGAAGCTCCGGATCGTCCCCTGCGGATTCGATCGCAGCGAATTGCAGCCCATCGATCGAGCGATTGCACGGCGAACGCTCGGGCTCGATCCGGAACTACCGATCATCTTGCAACTTGGGCGGCTCGTGCCGCGCAAGGGAGTCGACAATGCGATTCGTGGATTCGCGCGCATGGTGCATGGATATGGCGTGGCCGCTCGACTGCTGATCGTTGGGGGCGAGACCGACGTTCCCGACCCGCGAAGCACGCCGGAAATCGGACGGTTGCAGCAAGTGGCAAGAGAGGAAAACGTTGCCGAGCAAGTCATTTTCGCCGGCCGGGCCGATCGACAGCGGCTGAAATACTACTATAGCGCCGCCGACGTCTTCGTGACGACGCCCTGGTACGAGCCTTTCGGAATTACGCCGCTTGAGTCGATGGCCTGCGGCACGCCGGTCGTCGGGGCAAACGTCGGCGGCATCAAATACTCGGTCGTCGATAGCAGCACGGGATTCTTGGTTCCGGCGAACGAGCCCGATTCGCTGGGTCAACGGCTAGCGCAACTGATGGGAAATGCTGAGTTGCGGAAACGATTCGGCCAAGAATCGCTGCGGCGCGTCGAGCGGCATTTTACCTGGCGACGCGTGGCGTCGGCCATCAACGATGTCTACCAAGAAGTCGTTGCCGAGCAGACGGCTTCGCCCATCCAGCGGTTAGCCGGAGGACTGGCAACCTTGATCGAACAAACGAACGCTTCAGCATCGCGAGGAATTGCAAAACCATGA
- a CDS encoding HAD family hydrolase, whose protein sequence is MSGRAAVFIDKDGTLVPDIPFNVCPERIELSAGAAGGLRLLHRAGFPLVIVSNQSGVARGHFAEEQLVGVRRRIEHLMAEIGVPLAAFYYCPHHPEGVVPRFAIACECRKPKPGMFQQAARELNLDLQRSWMIGDIRDDIEAAHLAGCRAVLLRGAGETKSELSAIRQPDAAARDFEEAAIIIVESRWIEATGPNQKNGDIASAARNRGAICASAKEACNG, encoded by the coding sequence ATGAGCGGCCGCGCAGCAGTTTTCATCGATAAGGACGGAACGCTCGTGCCCGACATTCCGTTCAACGTTTGTCCCGAGCGCATCGAGCTTTCCGCCGGCGCGGCCGGTGGATTGCGATTGCTTCATCGGGCGGGATTTCCCCTGGTGATTGTTTCCAATCAATCGGGCGTGGCCCGCGGGCACTTTGCCGAGGAGCAACTCGTCGGTGTGCGCCGGCGAATCGAGCATCTAATGGCTGAAATCGGCGTGCCCCTGGCGGCATTTTACTACTGCCCGCACCACCCCGAAGGTGTCGTGCCGCGATTTGCGATCGCCTGTGAGTGTCGCAAGCCGAAGCCTGGGATGTTCCAGCAGGCGGCGCGAGAATTGAATCTCGACCTGCAACGGTCGTGGATGATTGGCGACATCCGGGATGATATCGAAGCGGCCCACCTGGCGGGATGCCGGGCGGTTTTATTGCGTGGCGCCGGCGAAACGAAGTCGGAGCTTTCCGCCATTCGCCAGCCCGACGCTGCCGCGCGCGATTTCGAAGAAGCTGCCATCATCATCGTCGAATCCCGTTGGATCGAAGCGACTGGGCCCAATCAAAAGAATGGCGACATTGCTAGCGCAGCGCGAAACCGTGGCGCGATCTGCGCGTCGGCCAAGGAGGCTTGCAATGGTTGA
- the rfaE2 gene encoding D-glycero-beta-D-manno-heptose 1-phosphate adenylyltransferase: protein MVDLATLVKSFSNLRTIVVGEAMLDCYSVGEGKRLCGEAPVPVVDGCTTTSFAGGAANTAVALRALGAQTRLLSAVGNDWEGMTLLGILRREAIGVEQIVRDGARRTLSKHRIGAGDHLLLRFDHGSTEPLGPHCERSLCRNVEKLSRQADVLVVSDYGYGIVTPKVCETLERVARRRRLIVAVDSKRLHRFSPIGPAIVKPNYAQAVKLLGLETVNGKDRYRQMCDSGAEILRRTGARIAAVTLDVDGAVVLQSDQPPYRTFAEAKPARQAAGAGDTYLAAFSLALAAGATATLAAEIAAAAAGVVVGKIHTSACSNEELIRSMPKQFDSDGDSEFNHRSALDEWSSQATSLHELVERVDAYRAAGKRIVMTNGCFDILHRGHVAYLQHARALGDVLVVGVNTDESIRRIKGPERPINCLEDRLGVLAGLSCIDELIPFGERTPERLVAAVRPDIFVKGGDYTREMMPEAPLVERLGGRIVILPLLVDHSTSRVVQRIRESAATVHSDGPNGSRCYANG from the coding sequence ATGGTTGATCTCGCGACGCTCGTAAAGAGTTTCTCCAATTTGCGCACTATCGTCGTCGGCGAAGCGATGCTCGATTGCTATTCCGTGGGTGAAGGGAAACGGCTTTGCGGCGAGGCGCCGGTTCCCGTAGTCGACGGATGTACGACCACTTCTTTTGCCGGCGGCGCAGCCAACACGGCCGTCGCGCTGCGAGCGCTCGGCGCCCAAACTCGCTTGCTGTCCGCGGTAGGAAACGATTGGGAGGGAATGACGCTGCTCGGAATTCTGCGCCGCGAAGCAATCGGCGTCGAGCAGATCGTCCGCGACGGCGCGCGGCGCACGCTCTCGAAGCATCGGATCGGCGCAGGAGATCATCTGCTCTTGCGATTCGATCATGGCAGCACCGAACCGTTGGGCCCCCACTGCGAGCGATCGCTTTGCCGCAACGTTGAAAAATTGTCTCGCCAGGCGGACGTGCTTGTCGTGTCGGACTACGGCTACGGCATTGTCACTCCCAAGGTGTGCGAGACGCTGGAGCGCGTCGCGCGGCGGCGAAGACTAATCGTCGCCGTGGATTCGAAACGACTGCATCGATTTTCGCCGATCGGCCCGGCGATCGTGAAACCGAACTACGCTCAAGCGGTTAAGCTACTGGGACTAGAAACCGTCAACGGCAAAGATCGTTATCGACAAATGTGCGACTCGGGCGCGGAAATCTTGCGCCGCACCGGTGCTAGGATTGCCGCGGTAACGCTCGATGTCGACGGCGCCGTCGTGTTGCAGAGCGATCAACCTCCGTATCGCACTTTCGCCGAAGCGAAACCAGCTCGGCAAGCCGCCGGCGCCGGCGACACCTATCTCGCCGCCTTCTCGCTTGCTTTGGCCGCCGGGGCCACCGCGACCCTGGCGGCTGAGATTGCCGCGGCGGCCGCGGGAGTGGTGGTCGGAAAAATACATACGTCCGCCTGTTCGAACGAGGAGTTGATTCGATCGATGCCGAAGCAGTTTGACTCGGATGGCGACAGTGAATTCAACCATCGCTCCGCGCTGGATGAGTGGTCCTCGCAGGCAACATCGCTCCATGAACTCGTCGAACGAGTTGACGCTTATCGAGCGGCAGGGAAGCGAATCGTGATGACGAACGGCTGCTTCGACATCTTGCATCGCGGTCATGTCGCATATCTCCAGCACGCGAGAGCGTTGGGCGACGTGCTGGTCGTCGGAGTCAACACCGACGAGAGCATTCGGCGAATCAAAGGACCAGAACGGCCGATCAATTGCCTTGAAGACAGGCTCGGCGTGCTGGCTGGACTAAGCTGTATCGACGAATTGATTCCCTTCGGCGAACGAACGCCCGAGCGGCTGGTCGCGGCGGTGCGGCCAGACATTTTCGTCAAGGGAGGCGATTACACGCGCGAAATGATGCCCGAGGCGCCGCTGGTCGAGCGGTTGGGCGGACGGATCGTGATCCTGCCGCTGCTCGTTGACCATTCGACGAGCCGAGTGGTGCAGCGCATTCGCGAATCCGCGGCGACAGTTCACTCCGACGGTCCGAACGGGAGTCGATGCTATGCCAATGGTTGA
- the waaF gene encoding lipopolysaccharide heptosyltransferase II, with translation MPMVDVPLGGTSTMKMDPRDSLWPQDWLGAKRLLCVRLDTLGDVAMMEPAIRALRQATPGRSVTLLTSSSGAAAARLMQSADEILIYNSPWMKHSPSHRDAAADRGVVETLRQRQFDGAVIFNCFSQSPLPAAMLCYWADIPLRLAYCRENPYQLLTHWARELEPEQGIRHEVRRQLDLVARVGAEVADRRMRLAIREEDVAFAVARLSSAGVEVGRPWIVVHPGASAESRRWPAEYFASAVDEIARLGIQIVFTGQRPEQSLVEQIRDQMMEVSASLVGQLDVGQLLALLSRATLLLSNNTGPVHLAAGVGTPVVDVYALTNPQHTPWHVASRVVSRDVPCKYCFRSVCPEGHHACMRGIEPAEVVEAVRRLLEERGRIDRATTAHPAGLEHVDSSLMTAGDSKHGRFLRVAVPLSR, from the coding sequence ATGCCAATGGTTGACGTACCGCTCGGCGGCACTTCCACGATGAAAATGGATCCACGAGACTCCCTTTGGCCGCAGGATTGGCTTGGCGCCAAGCGGCTGCTTTGCGTGCGTCTGGATACCTTGGGCGACGTGGCGATGATGGAGCCAGCCATTCGCGCATTGCGTCAGGCAACGCCAGGTCGTAGCGTCACGCTGCTCACATCGTCATCCGGTGCGGCTGCGGCGCGGCTGATGCAATCGGCCGATGAGATTTTGATTTATAATTCGCCGTGGATGAAGCATTCGCCGAGCCACAGGGACGCTGCGGCGGATCGCGGCGTTGTGGAAACGCTTCGACAGCGCCAATTCGATGGCGCCGTTATTTTCAATTGCTTCAGCCAAAGTCCGTTGCCGGCGGCAATGCTCTGCTACTGGGCCGACATTCCCCTTCGGCTCGCTTATTGCCGCGAAAATCCCTATCAATTACTGACGCATTGGGCGCGCGAATTGGAGCCGGAGCAAGGAATTCGTCACGAGGTGCGGCGGCAATTGGATTTGGTCGCTCGTGTCGGGGCGGAAGTAGCCGACCGCCGTATGCGTCTAGCAATCCGCGAAGAAGACGTCGCGTTTGCAGTGGCGCGATTGTCGAGCGCCGGCGTGGAAGTCGGCCGACCTTGGATCGTCGTGCATCCAGGCGCTTCGGCCGAATCGCGCCGCTGGCCGGCTGAGTATTTTGCTTCCGCAGTCGATGAAATCGCCAGACTCGGCATTCAGATCGTTTTCACCGGGCAGCGGCCTGAGCAATCGCTCGTCGAGCAAATTCGAGATCAAATGATGGAAGTCTCGGCTTCGCTTGTCGGGCAGCTTGATGTCGGCCAGCTTTTGGCTTTGCTGTCGCGGGCCACGCTGCTGCTGTCGAACAACACCGGTCCCGTGCATTTGGCTGCCGGCGTGGGAACGCCCGTGGTCGATGTTTATGCCTTGACCAATCCGCAGCATACGCCGTGGCACGTCGCTTCGCGCGTCGTCTCGCGCGACGTGCCGTGCAAATATTGTTTTCGCAGCGTTTGTCCGGAAGGACATCATGCCTGCATGCGCGGAATCGAGCCGGCGGAGGTCGTCGAAGCCGTGCGTCGATTGCTCGAAGAGCGCGGCCGGATCGACCGAGCGACCACCGCGCATCCGGCGGGGCTCGAGCACGTCGATTCATCGCTCATGACGGCCGGCGACTCGAAGCACGGTCGATTCTTGCGAGTCGCGGTCCCGCTTTCGAGATAG
- a CDS encoding carbamoyltransferase C-terminal domain-containing protein → MLTLGINAAFHDPAACLVRDGEIVAAAEEERFTHVKHGKRPIPFSTYELPFHAIDYCLREAGGRLPDVDHVAYSFDPLAMFGGHAPPATVSLPLEPKNDSDSAEWESPWDPLFLCSIINAPRHLIDGAPHHLAERFRSADGQPSYRWHWVKHHLAHAASAFLPSPFETAAVMTLDGRGEKATTTYAIGDGNELTTLDQVNMPHSLGLLYERVTEYLGFLHSCDEYKVMALASYGKPEFYREFRDIVQLHGGGRYTIGPLRLAERFGPARQRGGPFEQHHYDLAHSLQVVLEETVLEIAHWLHEAANSENLCIAGGVALNCVLNARLRDRGPFRDIWIQPAAGDAGTALGAAAWIDCHERADSAGNTPGPRCTMEHAFLGPSYADEEIEQFLQWTKIGYRRMNDVAEETAELLADDQVIGWYQGRIEFGPRALGSRSILASPLHASMQVRLNEIKDREDFRPVAPVVLEEEAANWFVGGRASPFMLFVFDVPADKTDRIPAVRHVDGTARIQTINRNQHPLYYDLLRAFQRRTGVPVLVNTSFNTRGEPIVCTPRDAVESFWTSPLDALVIGPFLLQKSPQV, encoded by the coding sequence ATGTTGACACTTGGAATCAACGCCGCGTTTCACGACCCGGCCGCGTGTCTTGTGCGCGACGGCGAAATTGTCGCCGCTGCGGAAGAGGAACGGTTTACTCACGTCAAACACGGCAAGCGACCCATTCCCTTCAGCACGTACGAACTGCCATTCCATGCAATCGATTATTGCCTGCGCGAGGCGGGCGGCCGGCTTCCGGACGTCGACCATGTCGCCTATTCATTCGATCCATTGGCTATGTTCGGCGGCCATGCTCCGCCCGCGACGGTTTCCTTGCCGCTGGAGCCGAAAAACGACTCCGACTCAGCGGAATGGGAGTCGCCTTGGGATCCGCTCTTCTTGTGTTCGATCATCAACGCGCCTCGGCATTTGATCGATGGCGCTCCACATCACTTGGCCGAACGGTTCCGATCGGCGGATGGACAACCGTCGTATCGTTGGCACTGGGTCAAGCACCATTTGGCGCACGCGGCGAGCGCGTTTCTGCCCTCGCCGTTCGAAACGGCGGCCGTGATGACGCTCGATGGCCGCGGCGAGAAAGCGACAACCACCTATGCCATCGGCGACGGCAATGAGCTGACGACGCTCGACCAAGTGAATATGCCTCATTCGCTCGGCCTGCTTTATGAGCGCGTGACCGAGTATCTCGGCTTTCTGCATTCGTGCGATGAATACAAGGTGATGGCCTTGGCCTCCTATGGCAAGCCAGAATTTTATCGAGAATTTCGCGACATCGTGCAGCTTCACGGCGGCGGACGATACACAATCGGGCCGCTGCGTCTTGCCGAGCGGTTCGGTCCCGCGCGGCAGCGCGGCGGCCCGTTCGAGCAACACCACTACGATCTCGCGCATTCGCTGCAAGTCGTGCTCGAAGAAACCGTTTTGGAAATTGCCCATTGGCTACATGAGGCGGCGAACTCGGAGAACCTCTGCATCGCGGGGGGCGTGGCGCTGAACTGCGTGCTGAATGCGCGATTGCGCGATCGCGGGCCGTTTCGCGATATTTGGATTCAGCCGGCGGCGGGCGACGCCGGAACGGCCCTCGGCGCCGCGGCGTGGATCGACTGCCATGAGCGAGCCGATTCAGCGGGCAACACGCCCGGACCGCGCTGCACCATGGAACATGCGTTTCTCGGCCCAAGCTACGCAGACGAGGAAATCGAGCAATTTCTGCAGTGGACGAAGATCGGCTATCGTCGCATGAACGACGTGGCGGAAGAAACGGCCGAATTGCTGGCCGACGATCAGGTGATCGGCTGGTATCAGGGGCGAATCGAATTCGGACCGCGGGCCCTCGGGAGTCGATCGATTCTTGCTTCGCCGTTGCATGCGTCGATGCAGGTCCGGCTGAACGAGATCAAAGACCGGGAAGATTTTCGACCTGTCGCTCCGGTGGTGTTGGAGGAAGAGGCGGCAAATTGGTTCGTTGGCGGGCGGGCGTCGCCATTCATGCTTTTCGTGTTCGATGTGCCGGCTGACAAAACCGATCGAATTCCCGCCGTGCGGCACGTCGATGGCACGGCGCGCATTCAAACCATCAACCGGAATCAACACCCGCTCTACTACGACCTGCTTCGGGCGTTTCAACGGCGAACGGGAGTTCCGGTGCTGGTGAACACATCGTTCAACACCCGCGGCGAACCGATCGTTTGCACGCCGCGCGACGCCGTGGAAAGCTTTTGGACGTCGCCGCTCGATGCGCTCGTGATCGGGCCGTTTTTATTGCAAAAGTCGCCGCAAGTATGA